CCGCCGCGCGGTGGACGCCGCCGCATCCCAGGCCGGCCTGCGCCGGCCCCGCACGGTGGACGGCTGGGCCGAGCAGTCGGACCTGTACGCCCGGGTGGAGCGCATCCTGACCGCGCTCAAGCCCGAGGTGTTCTCGCTCGACGTCCCCCAGCTCGTGGCCGCCACCGCCTCGAGCCAGTGGCGCCGGAACAACATGGTGGAGATGTCCTCGGTGGCCCGCTCCCGCCTGCGTCGCACCGCGAAGGACGCCGTGCGTCCGGGCGTGCAGGTCCCGGACCTGCACCAGGAGCTGCTGGACGTGGAGGCCGTCCTGGCGGACTGGGCCGCCCAGGCCGCGGACCCGTCCTCCCTGCCGACGGTCCCGGACCAGGCCGCCCGCGGGCGCCGGGCGGTGGCCGACGTCGCCGACGCGCTCGAGCGCCTCGAGCGCGTGCTCGCCCCCGAGGCCACCGCGGAGGCCTCCCTGACGGCGACGGACGCGGACGACCTGACGGCCGCCGTCGACGGCCTCGTGGCGGACCGCCCCACGCTGGCCACCCTGCCCGAGCGCACCCTCGTGCTGGACGAGCTGCGGGACCACGGCCTCACCGAGCTGCTCGAGGACCTGCACCGGCGGGAGGTCCCCGCCGAGCGCCTGGCCGCCGAGCTCGAGCTCGCGTGGTGGCAGTCCGCCCTCGAGGCCATGATCTCCGGGGACGACTTCCTGGCGATGATGAGCGGGGACGACCTCGGCGCCGTCGAGCGGGGCTACCGCGCGGCGGACCGGGCCCTGCTGGAGTCCGGCGCGGACCGCCTCACCGCCGAGCTGGGCCGCCAGTGGAAGGAGGCCCTCGGCACCTACCGTGCGGACGCGGCCGTCCTGCGCTCGCTGCTGCGCCAGGGCCGGCCGGGCGTGGAGTCGCTGACCACGATCGCCCCGGAGCTGCTGCGCCCGCTGGTGCCGATCGTCACGACCTCTCCGATGGCGCTGACCGAGTTCCCGCCGGAGTGGGAGGCGGACGTGGTGGTGCTGCTGGAGGCGGACGCCACCGCCCTGGCCACGGTGGTCGGCGCCCTCACCCGGGCCCCGCAGGCGGTGGCCCTCGGCGACCCGGCCATCGGCCGCCCCCAGTCCTTCCAGGTGTCCGTGGACCCCACGGCCACGGCCGGCCCGCTGCGCCCCTTGCGCTCGGCGCACCACGCCCTCTCCGAGGTCCTGCCCTCCTCGGCCCTCGGCCAGGTGCACCGGCCGATGCCCCGCGGGGTGGTGCGGCTGATCTCCCGCCTCGCGTACGAGGGCGCCGTGGACTGCCTGCCCACCGCGGGGGAGCTCACCGGCCGCGGCCGCACCGTCACGGCGGAGTACCTGCCCGAGGGCACCGGCATCCCCATGACCGGCGGCGACGTCGTGGAGTCCACGCAGGCGGAGATCGCCCGCTGCGTGCAGCGCGTCTTCGAGCACGCCCGGGACCGCCCGGAGGAGTCCCTGGCGGTGATCACGGTGTCCGAGCAGCACGCCCGCCGGGTGGCCGCCGCCGTGCAGGCCATGGCGGCGCAGGCGCCGTGGGCCGCGGAGTTCCTGGCCCGGGGCCGCGGGGAGGGGGACGAGCGCGAGCCGTTCGTGATCGCGCCCGTGACCCGCGCCTCCACGATCACCCGCGACGCCGTCATCCTCAGCCCCGGCTACGGGCGCACTCCGCACGGGCGCGTGGTCCACCACTTCGGCGCCCTCTCCGACCCGGACGGCGAGCGCATGCTCACCGTGGCGCTCACCCGCGCCCGCACCCGGATGCACCTGGTCTCGGCGCTGCGCGCGGAGGACCTCGAGGAGGACCGGCTCGACGGCGGGGCGCGCGCGTTCCACGCCCTGCTCGGCCTGCTGCTCTCCGGGGCGGACGAGGGGCGGCCGGGCCGCCTGAGCGACCCGCTGCTGACGGACCTGCGCGGCCGCCTCGAGGAGCACGGGGCGCACACGTCCCCGCACCACGGCGGGGTCATGGACCTAGCCGTGGCGGATGCCCTCGGCCCGCGCGGCCGGGCCCGGCCGCTGGCCCTGGTCAGCGACGGCGGCGACGCCTACCGCGAGCTGTCGGTGCGGGAGCGCTCCCGTCGCCTGCCCGAGCGCCTCGAGTCCCTCGGCTGGGACACGGACACCCTGTGGGCGATCGACGTCTTCGCGGACCCGGAGTCGGTGGCGGACCGGCTGGCGGGCCGGCTGGGCCTGCCGCTCGAGGACCCGGAGGACGACGACGGCGACGACGATGACCGCTGAGCCCCGGCGGCGGGGGCCGCGTCGCGCGAACGCCGCCGGCACGGGGCCCGCGTCCGCCGACGGCCCCGAGCCGGTGCTGGAGCCGCGGGCCGGGGCGGGCACCGCGATCGGGGGCGTGCGCACCGCCGCGTCCGCTGACGCCTCGCCCGCCCCGGCCGAGGTCGAGCACGACCGCTGGCTGCGCGAGCAGCGCCCGCCCCACTGGGGCTGAGCGCGGCGGGCCCGGGGCTCGCGGGTCAGTCGGCGGAGCCGCTGCCGGAGGTCGAGGGGGTCGCGGAGCCCGAGTCCGAGCCGGACGCGGCGCCGCCCGAAGAGGCCGTCGCGCCGACGCCGGCCGTGCCGCCGCGCGAGTCGGTGCGGTAGAAGCCCGAGCCCTTGAAGCTCACCCCCACGGAGCCGTACTGCTTCCGCAGGACGCCGCCGCATGCGGGGCACTCGGTGAGCGCGTCGTCGGAGAAGGACTGGACGGCGTCGAAGGCGTGGCCGCAGTCCTTGCAGCGGTAGGCGTACGTGGGCATGGGGCACCTCTCGGACGGGCGGGGCGCGGGGCGCCCGCGCGGTGGGGACGGGGTGCCCCGATGCTACTGCGCGTCCGGCAGGTGCACGGCCTCGGCGGGGCGCTCGGCGGCGGTGAGCCACGTCAGCCCGTCGGCGGTCAGGACGCCGTCCACGGGCCGGTCGGTCGGCTCGAAGGGGACCTCCCCGGCGGGCAGCAGCTCGCGGGCGAAGACGTGCGCCACCACCGGGACGGACCCGGGGAGGTCGGCGAGGAAGCGGTCGTAGTAGCCGCCGCCCTGACCCATGCGCATCCCGGACCGGTCCACGGCCAGGGCCGGGGCCAGCACCAGCAGCGCGTCGGTCAGCGCGTCCGGGCCGTGGCGGGGACCCGTCGGCTCGTCCACGGGGGCGTTCCCGGCCCGGGTCACGGGGACCCCCGGCGTCCAGTCCGTCCAGGACATGCGCCGCTCCGGCTCGATCACCGGGACCAGCACGCGCGCGCCGGCCTCGATCAGGCGGGTCCGCAGCGGGCCGGTGTCCGGCTCGGAGGCCATCGGGAGCACGGTGGCGACGACGGGCGTGCGGCCGGCCCCGCGGGCGGCCGCGAGGCGGGGGGCGAGCCACGGCCACAGGTGCTCGGCCGCCGCCTCGGCCTGGCGGGCGCGCTCGGCGGGGTCCAGGGCGCGACGCGCGGCGCGGTGCCGGGAGCGGAGCTCCGCCTTGGCGGCGGTGAGGGCGTCGTCGTCGACGGCGGGGCAGGGGTCCGGGCGGGAGCGGTCCATGCCGCCATCATGCCGCCTCGTAGGATCGGGGCCATGAACGTCTCCGGCTCCGTCTGGCCCGTGGCCCTGCGCCACGGCACGCTCACGCTGCGCCCGCTGCGGCGGTCGGACCGGCGAGCGTGGGAGGAGCAGCGGCGCGTGAACGCCGCCTGGCTGACCCCGTGGGACGCCACGAGCCCGGTGCCCGGGGCCGGCCCCGCGAGCTTCGGCCAGATGGTCCGGTGGCACGGGCGGCAGGCGCGCGCGGGGACCTCGTACACCTGGGGCATGACCCTGGACGAGGACGGGCCGGGACGCGACCGCCTCGTGGGCCTCGTGAGCCTGGGCGGGGTGCAGCTGGGCTCGGTCCTGTCCGGGGCGGTGGGCTACTGGGTGGACCGCCGCGAGGCCGGGCGCGGGCTGACGCCGACCGCCGTGGCGATGGTGACGGACTGGGCCTTCCGCGGGCTGGGCCTGCATCGCGTGGAGGTGAACATCCGCCCCGAGAACGAGGCGAGCCTGCGGGTGGTGCAGAAGCTCGGCCTGCGGGAGGAGGGGCTGCGGCGGGCGTACCTGCACGTCGACGGCGACTGGCGGGACCACCGCAGCTTCGCCGTCACCGCGGAGGAGGTCCCCGAGGGGCTCCTGACCCGGTGGCTCGACACGCGTCCCGGCACTCGGTGAGGCCGGTCACGGAGGCCCGTGCGGGCCGGTAGGCTGGAGGCCTCCGCCGGCGTCGTCCGGGGTCACGCCGCCCCGCTCCCGCACGCCCGCCGTCCCAGAGCTTCCCAGGAGGACACCATGACCGCCTCGCCCGCCCCCCGCGAGCCCGCCGCCCGTGAGCCCGAGGCCCGCTTCCAGGTGCACTGGGACCGCACCTCTCTGTTCCTCGTGGGCGCGGTGGCGCTCACCGTCGCGGTCATCACCGCGCTGTGCGCCCTGGCGGGCCTGCCCACGGCCGGGGTGGCCGGCTGGTCCCTCCTGATCACCGTCGTCGCGGTCGTGGGTCTGCGCGTCCTGGCCGTGCGGGACCTGCGCCGGCTCGAGGAGGAGTGGGCCCGGACCCTCCCGGACGCCGTCGAGGCGGAGGAGGAGACCGCGGAGCTGCCGGTCGTCGCGGACCCCGAGCGGGACCGCCGGACCTTCAAGACGCTCCGCTCGTTCGAGGACGAGGACGAGGACGACGCCCCGCATCTCGAGGACGCGCCCGCCCCGGCGCCTGCGGCCCCGGCGCGACCGGCCGCCCCGGTCCGGCCCGTCGTCCCCGCCGCCGGCGTGGTCATCCCGGCCGTGCCCCGCCCCACCTATCTGGACGCCCCCGAGGTGGAGCGGCCCGTCCCGGCCCCGTACGTCGCCGAGGAGGCGCCCCGCTCCACCGCGCGCCTCAAGGACCCGGTGCCGGTGGTCGAGCGCGAGGAGCACCTCAGCGCCACCGCCGAGCAGGACATCGCCGCCCTGGACCTGGACAACGTCCTGGCCCGACGTCGCGCCTCCTGACGCGTCCGGGTCAGTCCTCGGCCACGCCCAGGCTGCGGCGGACCTCGTCGGCGTCGCGGCGGACCCGGGCGGCCTCCTCGTGCTCGCCGAGCGCCGCCAGGCACTGGTGCAGGCCCGTGAGGGCGCCCAGGCGCACGAGGTCCGAGCCGGTGGACTCGTGGACCAGGCGGAACAGGGTGGCGGCCTGCTCGGGACGGCCGTCCTCGGCCACCACGTACGCCGCGAACAGCTCGGCCTGCGCGGCGCCCTGGGCGTCGCCGGCGTCGTGGAACATGTCCGCCGAGGTCAGCGCGGCGGACACGGCCTCGTCCCCCTGGTGCAGCGCCCACAGGGACCGGGCCCGGGTGTCCAGGTAGTCCGCGCGCTGCCACGGGGTGCCGGTGCGCTCCGCCAGGGCGATCGCCTCGTCCAGCAGGGCCAGTCCGTCCCCGCGCCCGGTCTCGCAGCGCAGGTAGCCCAGGGCGTGCAGGGCGGAGGCGAGCACGGCCGGGTCCTCGTCCGCCGCGAGCCGGGCCTGCTCCACGGCCCTCTCGAAGAGGCCCAGGGCGCCGGCCCGGGCCACGTCCCCGCGGTCCCGGTGCGTCAGGGCACCGGCCGCCAGCAGCGTGTGCGCGGCGTCGGCGTGCTGGCCGCACCCGGTGAACAGGTCCGCGGCCTCCCGCCAGTGCGGCAGGGCGTCCGCGGGGCGGTCCTGCTCGTGCAGCGCGTGCCCCAGGTCCACGAGGGCCCGGGCCCGCTCGGCCTCGTTCCCCTCGGCGGCCTGGCGGCGCACGAGGCCCTCCAGCACGGGCTCGGCCTCCTCGGCCCGGCCGGCGGCCACGAGCTGGTGGCCCCACCAGTAGCTCAGGCTCGCCGCCTCGGGGGCCTCCGCCTTCTCCGCGTGCACCGACGCCAGCCGCCAGGCGGCCACGGACAGGTCCTGCCGGTCCGGGTCGTGTCCGGCCACCCGCCCCACGAGGGCCGCGGCGGAGGCCGCGCCGCGCCGCAGCCCGGCCCGGGCCATCTGCTCGGCGGCCCGCAGGGCGAAGTCCAGGGCGGCGTCGTCCCGATCCTCGCCGTGCGCCGCGAGCGCCCGCACGAGCGTGGCGGAGGCGCGCACTACGGCTGCGCCGGGCAGCCGCAGCGCCCGGACGGCCGCCTCCTCCGCGGCCCGGGTCTCCTCGCGCCACAGGTGCAGTCGGGAGCGCAACAGGTGGACGTCCGCCTCGGCGCCGGCGCCCAGGGCGGCCCCTGCGGCGCGCTGGCGTTCGAGGGCCGCCAGGGCCTCGTCCGCCGCGGCCAGGGCGCCGTCCAGGTCGGCGGCCTGCACGCGGTGCGCGCACAGGCCCAGGAGCGCGTCGGGCAGGACGGTGTCCGCGGGGTCGGCGGCGGCGCGGGCTCGCTCGTCCTCCACGACGCCGGCCAGCACGGTGGCCTCGAAGTCGTCCGGCTCGCGCAGCAGGGCCGCTCCGAGCTGGACCTCCAGCTCCGCCTGTCGGGGCCGCCCGAGGGAGCGGAGGAGGTCGGCGCGTTCGGCGGTCCACCGCTCGAGTCCGGCGGCGTCCCGCGCGTGGGCGGCGGCCGTGGCCAGCAGCCGCAGCAGGCCGAGCCGGACGGCCGGGTCCCCGCCGCCGGCGGCGTCCAGTCCCGCCCGGGCGTGGGCGGCGGCGTCCTCGGGCTCCTCACGCAGCAGCGCCTCCAGGGCGCGTTCGCGGCGGCCGGGCGCGTCGAGGGCGTCGTGGGGGTCGGCCGGGGCGACGAGCGGCCCCTCGGCCTGCCGCAGCAGTCGCTCCACGACGACGAGGGGGTCCCTCCCGGCGAGCGTCTCGCCCGGGCGCGGGGCGGGGTCCTGCACGGCGGTCTCCTTCGGGTCTCGTCCACGGGGCCCGACGTCGGACCCGCTGCGGGCCCGTGCCTGGCGGCGGGCCGTCCCCGGGACGGCCGCGGCGGTCCTCGGGTGATGCCCCAGCGTAGCCAGCGGC
This Micrococcus flavus DNA region includes the following protein-coding sequences:
- a CDS encoding GNAT family N-acetyltransferase, with protein sequence MNVSGSVWPVALRHGTLTLRPLRRSDRRAWEEQRRVNAAWLTPWDATSPVPGAGPASFGQMVRWHGRQARAGTSYTWGMTLDEDGPGRDRLVGLVSLGGVQLGSVLSGAVGYWVDRREAGRGLTPTAVAMVTDWAFRGLGLHRVEVNIRPENEASLRVVQKLGLREEGLRRAYLHVDGDWRDHRSFAVTAEEVPEGLLTRWLDTRPGTR
- a CDS encoding 5-formyltetrahydrofolate cyclo-ligase codes for the protein MDRSRPDPCPAVDDDALTAAKAELRSRHRAARRALDPAERARQAEAAAEHLWPWLAPRLAAARGAGRTPVVATVLPMASEPDTGPLRTRLIEAGARVLVPVIEPERRMSWTDWTPGVPVTRAGNAPVDEPTGPRHGPDALTDALLVLAPALAVDRSGMRMGQGGGYYDRFLADLPGSVPVVAHVFARELLPAGEVPFEPTDRPVDGVLTADGLTWLTAAERPAEAVHLPDAQ
- a CDS encoding FmdB family zinc ribbon protein gives rise to the protein MPTYAYRCKDCGHAFDAVQSFSDDALTECPACGGVLRKQYGSVGVSFKGSGFYRTDSRGGTAGVGATASSGGAASGSDSGSATPSTSGSGSAD